Part of the Aquimarina sp. TRL1 genome, ATATACTTTTACTGCTACTGATAATTTTGATAATCTTTGGTTCTATCCTTTTTCTCCTTCCTTACCGGTAGTAGAGCTTAGTCTTCATAAACTAATTATTTGCGATATCACTCCGCCTCCTTGCAAGGCGAATTTCAAATTAGAGCTCAATGAAATGGGATCTGGTAATACTGCAATTAGTATTTTACCACAGACGGTTCCTGCAGGAGCTTCTACCCAATTACAGATTTATAAAAATGGAAGTTTGGTATACAGTGGATTGCCTATTAGTTATATTGCTACTCCTGCCAACTATACAATATGTATGACAGTAATTCTGAGAGATGGGACCAAATGTCAAAAATGTTTTGATTTTTGTATTGGGAAATGGTCTGAACGCCCTCCCAGAACAACATTGCCATCTGAAGTACAATCATCAAAAAGAAAAGCTGATAAAGTTCTTAATTTTCCAGATGCATTGAAGGAGAAGAATTTGCCAAGTGCACAGGAAGAAGAATCTATCCGGATCGCTCCCAATCCCAGTGATGGTATTTTTTCTATCACCAGTACAATGAATACACCTATACAACAAATCGAAGTATTTAGTCTTCCTTCTGGAGCCTTATTAAAGGTACTAGACTCTACAAAAAGTAAGCATGGAGTTCTTGATCTATCTAAGCATAAAGAAGGAGTTTATTTTATCAATATTACCCTGAACAACGGCAATGTGGTTTCTAAAAAACTAATTATCAAACGTTAATTATAAATTAACTACAAACCAGGTTATAAAAAAACAGCATCAAAATTAATTTGATGCTGTTTTTACTTCTATACTTTTATGCCATTGTTTTTTATTTCATGACTTTAATATCGACTAATAGTCGCTTAGCGTTTATTGCTTTTAATCGGATTGCTCCTTTTTTTCCTTTTGCATTTTCAAAAAGAATTATTTTCCCTTCAAATCCAGATATTCCAATACTCTCCGTATCGTGTGTTATTGTAATATTCTTTAATGCGCTATCATCTTTAATAGCATCAAAAGCTGTTGCTGTCATGGTCACATTCTCATGTTGTGTTTTAGTTCTGGTTGCTCCAGGAACAGTTACCGAATTATTAGAATCATCCGGGCTAGAAAAAGCAATAAAAGCCGAATTACTGACCGATACTAAATCAACAGTTGCTCCTGTAACTTGCGTCAATTCTGCTTCTTTATATACTTTCCCGGATACTGACGCGAACCATCTTCCTCCTTCTGTATTGCCTTCTAATGCAAATTCTACATCCGTATAACCTATTATAGTTTCTTTTTCTTCTTCTTTCATGTTTGTAGTTCCATCATCTGAAGAACAAGAAGTACTAGAGATCAAAACTACTGTTACAAAACATATAATATTAGCTGTTCTTGTTAGAATTGGGTGCTTCATAATATTTATAATTAAAGATTTCTTTTGTGTATTTTTATTCTTTCTTTTCAGAATCTCAAGAGATGTTAATCTATTTTTTTGGGGTTACTTAAGTTGTTATCGAATCTATTTTATAAGACCGACACTAGACATCAAATATATAGTGCTTTTCTTTTTATTAAAACAAGAGCTTATGTTTATTTATAAATAAACACCTACACCTTTTTATAAATAAACACCTACACCTTATTCAAAAAAACAAAAATTAAAAACCTGATTAACAACAGCTTAAAACCAATTCCGTTCACAACAAAGGTCAGATGAAATCATCTGACCTTTCACGGGAAAATTAGCCCTGTTTTTATCTACAAAAACAGCAAAATATGTCTTTTATCCAAATGATTATCTGATCATTTTTTAACTAATTTATTGGTAACGAGTAATACTCCATGCTTATCGTATACAGAAACCATATAGAGTCCCGGAGGCATTTTGGTCAGGCTCATTTGTTGTATCTGTTGTTGCTTTTCTAGTTTTTGTCCCCGCACCAGATTTCCAGTGAGGTCATATATTTTTATAGAATACGCATTTGATATTTGTCTTGTATCAATCCGGATATTATTTGTTGCCGGATTCGGGAATATTTCTACCTGAGGTTTTTCTCCAATATGTATTCCTTCTGTAGAAATTACTGCTCCATTTTTGCAATATCCATATGTGAAGAATTGATTTGTTTCTACCCAAGGGGTTCCTACTGCAAGCTTGAACTTGTAAATTTTACCTTGTTCCAGGCTTCCGGGAGTCACCAAATCATTAATAGCAATCCCATCTGGCACAGTACAATCTGTACAAATCCAATCAGAAAACAGAGGAGTCCCTACCAAAGTCCAGGATGTCAGATCAAATTCAGCAATTTCTAAGAAATAACGATTTTCACAAGAGCTGGCAGCTCCATTTACTATAATTTTATCTCCTGGACAATATCCATGTACTGCTGTTTCTCCATAATATGAAGGAAATTGATTAATTCCATATCCTCCTATAAAATCTGCTTCTGCAAAAGGACCTCCCAGGCAACACCCTTCACTGGTAAATTGAGCTGCTTTGGTTCTTATATGTAACCCGGAACCATTCCAGTTTTGACCTACAAACACTAAATCCGTATTGCTGCTGTCTGCTACATCAGCTGCTATTACCGGATACTCTAACACTCCTGCTCCATCTCCCTGCAACTCATGATAATGTGTCCAGCTACCATTACCATTGGACAGTTTTGTGCGAATAAACAATGCATCTGCACAACCCCAATTTCTTCCTACAAAAGCAATATCCATTAAGCAATCACCATTAAAATCTCCTGTTAGTGTCGGGTAACTATGCACTCCTATTCCATCTCCCTGTATATCCGATTTATGAGTCCAGGTCCCATCACCATTAGACAGTTTCGTACGGATATTTAAACCTGCACCACTCCAATTTTGACCAATAAACACCAAATCATCCTTCCCATCTCCATTCACATCTCCCATATGTGATGGATAGGTATGTACGCCTGCTCCATCTCCTAATATGGCAGAAGTATGCGTCCAGGTTCCATCTCCATTGGATAGTTTGGTACGAACATTTAATCCTGTACCACTCCAGTTTTGGCCTACAAATACTAAATCAGCTTTCCCATCTCCATTCACATCTCCCATATGTGATGGATGGGTATGCACACTAACACCATCTCCCTGTACATTTGATATTGCTGTCCAGGTACCGTCTCCATTAGACAATTTTGTACGGATATTTAAACCTGCACCACTCCAGTTCTGACCTACAAACACCAAATCAGCTTTCCCATCTCCATTAACATCTCCTATATGTGATGGATAGGTATGTACCCCAATTCCATCCCCTAGTATGTCTGATACTGCTGTCCAGGTCCCATCTCCATTGGATAGTTTGGTACGGACATTCAATCCTGCACCACTCCAGTTCTGACCTACAAATACCAAATCAGCTTTCCCATCTCCATTAACATCTCCCACATGCGTAGGATACGTATGCACACCAATGCCATCCCCCAGTACGTCAGATGTTGCGGTCCAGGTACCGTCTCCATTAGATAGTTTGGTACGGACATTCAATCCTGCGCCACTCCAATTTTGACCTACGAAAATAAGGTCTTGTTTTCCATCTCCATTCGCATCTCCTGTAAGAGTCGGGTAGGTATGTACTCCCGCTCCATCTCCTAACACATCAGACATTGGAAGATAATTAACAGCTTCTACCACTTCCTCGCAAGGCTCTTCTTCTTCGCAAGGGTAATACGCCAAGTATTTGGTTAGATGAACTCCATCTTTTTTCAAATAATGATATGTCTTCACTTCTCCATTTGATGCTCTGACATTTATATAATATCCCGCTTCTGTAATTTCCTTGGTTTTTTGCACTTTTTTCCGCCAGTTGCGATGTTTATCTCCTGTTACTGTTTGTAAATAATTACACGCCTCATCTCTAAAAATACTATTGTCTATTTTTACATAGATTTCTGCTCGCTTGCGTTTCCATAATCCGCTAGGTTGCCGTTTCCAGGAATGTGAATAACTTTTAATCGCCTGGTATGCAAATTCTATATGCTCTACAAACCACATTTTACAAGCTAACAGATAATCTCCTGAAGAGGAATCCCCTGTTACTGAAAATTCTACCGGAGCTCCACAAACAATATCATTAACACTTACTGTTGTCGTATCCGATAATACTCTTTCTGTACCATCATGATCTGTAAATGTAATTGTAGTAGTGATCGTTTTGGTTCCTAAGGTCGTATATGTATGACTCAAATTAATATTAGAAACACTGGTATGTGTCTCTATGGGAGAACCATCTCCCCAATCAACTTTGATTTCATCCGCAGTATACAATGACTGTGACCAGCAATAAGGAGCGCAATCCTCATCATCGCTGTGAACAAACTTATCTAATGCAACCCGTAATCCTTTTCTATACACTTCGCATACGCCTGAACTTACTGATGCTGAAGATTCGTAATATGTATCTTCTCCTACATATACTGTACTTTTCTGAAATGTAAACTTCTTGGACAATAATTTAGTCCCTTCTTGCTTTAATACCTTTTCCGGAAGCTTATCTCCTCCCCGTTCTTCTTTCCTTAGTGTTTCTAATAGATGTAGTTTTGTTTTAGGGGTTTTGATTGTCATATTTTCAGACAATTTTGTATAGACATACTCCCCTATCCCAATCTCACTGTATTGATTATATAGTGTCTTAGCAATATCATCTCCATGAATATCCTTGGCATAGATTGCTTCCAATTCTTTTTCTGTGAAAGCTCCATCCAACCAATTGTAAGTAGTATTAAACCAGGTTCTATATGAAATATACCCTGGAAACATCGCTTCTATTTTATCTAACCCTTCATCAATATCTCTTTGATCTGCCCATTTTTCCAGGTATTGATAAAAACTGCGATACTGTTCAATATCTTCAAAAAATAAGATATTGTAGGTCGTATCAAATTTGGGCATTCCATCGATACGCGTATTTTCCTCTTGCGTTGTTTCTGAACTTTTCAAACCTTCCCAGGAAAAAGCACTGCAAAACACAGATAGTGTCATCAATAATGTAAAAAGTCGTTTTTTCTTCATACTTGCATTGTTTAGCTGTTATTAAATAGCACAATAAGGCTTATGTGATTCCTTATCATTCTTAAGACCTTATATTTTCGATTCATTACCCTTGTGCTTAAAAAAAAATAATTTTTTAAACTATTTAGTAACACATACAAAAATTCAGATCTTCGACTTTATATACACTAGGTTGTTTTTTGTTACCCCTGCCATGCAAACATCAAAAAAATATCTTCAAATTTCACTCAAATAATACCCCTGGAAAACGTTTTAAATTGTTAAAATACTTTCCTATGCGTAACATAAACTTTGTTAATGCTACTTATAGTAGCACCCTATATGGTGATCTTGAACAAAATACAATGAAGTTCACATCAATTCTTTTCATCTTAGTTACTCTCTCTTTTGAAGTTTTGCATTGTTATGCTCAACAGCATAAAAAAGCGATCGCCTCCATTGCAAATCAAAATGTGAATACGCTTCTTCTGAATAAATGGCTTTATATTAAATCGATTTCTACAGTTAATCGAAAAAGAGGATATGTTGAACATTCCGGAGAAACTGATACAGGTAAGAACAATTCTCCTACCAATTATGCACTTTATAAGTTTGCTGTTACTAAAAACTATTATTTCAATATAACCTTCACATAAAAAACGTATAAAATGAAATTAATCGCATGGCTTCTTATCTTTCTTATTGGAGGGTGTAATTCTTCTACCAAAACAACAAATGTTAATGAATACACTATTGAAGATATTCTGATCAAAACCGAAGATGGAGGAATAATTTCGGGAATACTAGCGCGAAAAAAAGGAGATATGACTCCTAGACCTACCATTTTACAATACACCATCTATGTACGAGATACGGGAAGGGATCTAAAAACACTAAAACAGGCTGTAGATCATGGTTATAATGCTGTTATTGCATATACCAGAGGAAAAAGATTTAGTCCGGGTAAAATATTACCGTATGAACATGATGCAACTGATTCTTATACTGTAATTGACTGGATCAGTAAACAACAATGGTGTGATGGGCGAATTGGGATGTACGGTGGTAGTTATAATGGTTTTACACAATGGGCAGCTACTAAAAAGCTACATCCTGCCTTAAAAACCATCGTACCATATGTAGCAAACAGACCTGGTTTGGGACTGCCTATGGAAAATAATGTTTTTATAAATCCTAACTATGAATGGTCTTTTTATGTAGGTAATAATAAATACCTGGATACAATTGTAGGAAATGATAGACAGCGGTTTAGAAATATGCAAAATCGCTGGTGGGAAACAGGAGTCGCCTATAATAAACTGGATAGTATCGACGGCACACCTAATCCTTTATTTCAAAGATGGATCCAGCACCCTTCTTTTGATGAATATTGGCAAAATATGGCTCCTTACAAAGAAGATTTTTCAAAAATTACAATTCCAGTATTATCAATTGATGGTTATTATAATGATTCACAAAATTCAGGATTATATTACATAAGAGAACACTATAAATACAACCCCAATGCAGAACACTATTTGATCATTGGTCCTTATGGACATTTTGGAGCACAACGAAATGGTGCTAAAGAAATCAATGGCTATAGTGTAGATAAAGATGCCCTCATCGATACAAATAAAATTACCTATCAATGGTTTGATTATATTTTCAAAAAGGGTAAAAAACCAACAATATTAAAAGATAAAATCAACTATCAGGTAATGGGAGCTAATCAATGGCGAAGTGCTTCTTCTATCAATAAAATGAATAACGATCACCTAAAATTATATCTTACTGCTAGTCCTCTCGGGACATTTTATAGTTTAAAGAAAAGTAAACCTGTGACAAATAACTTTCTATATCAAGAGGTTGACTTTGCTGATAGGGAAACATCGAATAACAACTATTATCCTGATCC contains:
- a CDS encoding T9SS type A sorting domain-containing protein, with protein sequence MKKVPTFFTLLFLLCQLINAQCPNGDCIEADMNFEPDSSFINNADWQASHGSPSVNPGTAWMWSYNSRGEGINYHSYNFVKGRQYCITFTAKTVVRGGGLAHPDAFFKVVATQGDVIGAVTGSGGGPIPATPSPNQLIANENWNATSPPSTTVYTYTFTATDNFDNLWFYPFSPSLPVVELSLHKLIICDITPPPCKANFKLELNEMGSGNTAISILPQTVPAGASTQLQIYKNGSLVYSGLPISYIATPANYTICMTVILRDGTKCQKCFDFCIGKWSERPPRTTLPSEVQSSKRKADKVLNFPDALKEKNLPSAQEEESIRIAPNPSDGIFSITSTMNTPIQQIEVFSLPSGALLKVLDSTKSKHGVLDLSKHKEGVYFINITLNNGNVVSKKLIIKR
- a CDS encoding T9SS type A sorting domain-containing protein, with product MKKKRLFTLLMTLSVFCSAFSWEGLKSSETTQEENTRIDGMPKFDTTYNILFFEDIEQYRSFYQYLEKWADQRDIDEGLDKIEAMFPGYISYRTWFNTTYNWLDGAFTEKELEAIYAKDIHGDDIAKTLYNQYSEIGIGEYVYTKLSENMTIKTPKTKLHLLETLRKEERGGDKLPEKVLKQEGTKLLSKKFTFQKSTVYVGEDTYYESSASVSSGVCEVYRKGLRVALDKFVHSDDEDCAPYCWSQSLYTADEIKVDWGDGSPIETHTSVSNINLSHTYTTLGTKTITTTITFTDHDGTERVLSDTTTVSVNDIVCGAPVEFSVTGDSSSGDYLLACKMWFVEHIEFAYQAIKSYSHSWKRQPSGLWKRKRAEIYVKIDNSIFRDEACNYLQTVTGDKHRNWRKKVQKTKEITEAGYYINVRASNGEVKTYHYLKKDGVHLTKYLAYYPCEEEEPCEEVVEAVNYLPMSDVLGDGAGVHTYPTLTGDANGDGKQDLIFVGQNWSGAGLNVRTKLSNGDGTWTATSDVLGDGIGVHTYPTHVGDVNGDGKADLVFVGQNWSGAGLNVRTKLSNGDGTWTAVSDILGDGIGVHTYPSHIGDVNGDGKADLVFVGQNWSGAGLNIRTKLSNGDGTWTAISNVQGDGVSVHTHPSHMGDVNGDGKADLVFVGQNWSGTGLNVRTKLSNGDGTWTHTSAILGDGAGVHTYPSHMGDVNGDGKDDLVFIGQNWSGAGLNIRTKLSNGDGTWTHKSDIQGDGIGVHSYPTLTGDFNGDCLMDIAFVGRNWGCADALFIRTKLSNGNGSWTHYHELQGDGAGVLEYPVIAADVADSSNTDLVFVGQNWNGSGLHIRTKAAQFTSEGCCLGGPFAEADFIGGYGINQFPSYYGETAVHGYCPGDKIIVNGAASSCENRYFLEIAEFDLTSWTLVGTPLFSDWICTDCTVPDGIAINDLVTPGSLEQGKIYKFKLAVGTPWVETNQFFTYGYCKNGAVISTEGIHIGEKPQVEIFPNPATNNIRIDTRQISNAYSIKIYDLTGNLVRGQKLEKQQQIQQMSLTKMPPGLYMVSVYDKHGVLLVTNKLVKK
- a CDS encoding CocE/NonD family hydrolase, yielding MKLIAWLLIFLIGGCNSSTKTTNVNEYTIEDILIKTEDGGIISGILARKKGDMTPRPTILQYTIYVRDTGRDLKTLKQAVDHGYNAVIAYTRGKRFSPGKILPYEHDATDSYTVIDWISKQQWCDGRIGMYGGSYNGFTQWAATKKLHPALKTIVPYVANRPGLGLPMENNVFINPNYEWSFYVGNNKYLDTIVGNDRQRFRNMQNRWWETGVAYNKLDSIDGTPNPLFQRWIQHPSFDEYWQNMAPYKEDFSKITIPVLSIDGYYNDSQNSGLYYIREHYKYNPNAEHYLIIGPYGHFGAQRNGAKEINGYSVDKDALIDTNKITYQWFDYIFKKGKKPTILKDKINYQVMGANQWRSASSINKMNNDHLKLYLTASPLGTFYSLKKSKPVTNNFLYQEVDFADRETSNNNYYPDPIISDEIDSSNGFNFISAPLEKPLLVNGSFIGKLYASSNKKDFDFGVTLYEVMPNGTYFHLSYIVGRASYANDITQRKLLTPNKIEEIPFTNTHLVSKQLQKGSRLLIHLNINKNPFSELNYGTGKEVTTETITDATSPLKIKWYTHSYVEIPVWIE